One segment of Candidatus Parvarchaeota archaeon DNA contains the following:
- a CDS encoding translation initiation factor IF-2 subunit beta (eIF-2B; functions in the early steps of protein synthesis by forming a ternary complex with GTP and initiator tRNA): protein YDRAINEKLSDFINSYVVCKECKKPDTRLMEGQHGIKTLVCEACGARAPVK from the coding sequence TCTATGACAGGGCAATAAATGAAAAGCTTTCAGATTTCATAAATTCATATGTTGTTTGCAAGGAGTGCAAAAAGCCGGACACACGGCTGATGGAAGGCCAGCACGGGATTAAGACGCTTGTGTGCGAGGCGTGTGGCGCAAGGGCCCCGGTAAAGTAA